From a region of the Agromyces ramosus genome:
- a CDS encoding TetR/AcrR family transcriptional regulator, with amino-acid sequence MPADAQPSSRVRASEELRATALEQFATVGFAASSLQHIADRAGYSKSSVLYHYASKEALLEAAIEPAIAEFEAVLDDFISGRSSERRRRLVDRIVDLLIENRQAVHVFIIQGPSLSHLPIIARANAAVRRLAEAISDQRESVTDQVRFGVALGGAAFLLTAGRSFVDDDQLLADDEMQVAMRAVLAELLAPAHPAARPRND; translated from the coding sequence ATGCCAGCCGATGCCCAACCGTCGTCCCGCGTGCGCGCCAGTGAAGAGCTGCGCGCGACCGCCCTCGAGCAATTCGCGACCGTCGGCTTCGCCGCCTCGTCGCTGCAGCACATCGCCGACCGTGCCGGCTACTCCAAATCGAGCGTGCTCTACCACTACGCCTCCAAGGAAGCCCTGCTCGAGGCGGCGATCGAGCCGGCCATCGCCGAGTTCGAGGCCGTGCTCGACGACTTCATCTCCGGTCGCTCGAGCGAACGTCGCCGGCGGCTCGTCGACCGCATCGTCGACCTGCTCATCGAGAATCGGCAGGCCGTGCACGTCTTCATCATCCAGGGGCCGAGCCTCTCCCACCTGCCGATCATCGCCAGGGCGAACGCGGCGGTCCGCCGGCTCGCCGAGGCCATCAGCGACCAGCGCGAGAGCGTGACCGACCAGGTGCGATTCGGCGTCGCGCTCGGCGGCGCGGCATTCCTGCTCACGGCCGGCCGCTCGTTCGTCGACGACGACCAGCTGCTCGCCGACGACGAGATGCAGGTGGCGATGCGCGCCGTGCTCGCCGAACTCCTCGCCCCCGCGCACCCCGCTGCCCGCCCTCGCAACGACTGA